The sequence below is a genomic window from Phycodurus eques isolate BA_2022a chromosome 6, UOR_Pequ_1.1, whole genome shotgun sequence.
GTCAGGGCAGTGCCTGCCATGGCGAGTAGCACAAGAATAACATTGCTGTGTTTAAGCTGGCAGTAAGCAGGCAAAAAATAGTGAGCTACAAGTAGCTCACCCTAACAGTTTTCTACTGGTGAGGTCATACTACAACAGACGTTTAATCCAGTCATGGCCGAAGTTTGAAAGAGAGAggtcacattttaaacaaatcatAACCTGGTGCTTTTGGGTTGGCTATATTATAACTGCAGTTGCAAGGTTTGGTCTTCAGGCTGAGTGATATAGATTGTAGGTTCAAAATGGACTTGAATCATCAATGAAGCGTGAGAAATGGAGCACATGGATCGCTAAGGTGCATCTGACAGAATCAGCTTTTTGTGCTTAAGCATCATTTACAAAAGAATTTCCTTTGTCTGTTTATTGTTTAAATTAGAAAATGGACTTCTCTTGAATTGTCTTCTTTGTTATCCATAACTTCATTGCATTTTTGGAGATTTATAATCTATAAAGTTGTATCCTAAAAAGCTAACAAACACCATTTGCAGTACAGTCATCAATGAATGCTTTGCATGATGTTGTGCATGGTCACTGGTAGAAAAAGGGAGGCATGGGCAAACTCTCAAAACCACTCGTTGTGCTGAAGGAGCAATGGGGCTGATTCCATGCCAGGTTGACATCTACATATGCCATGCAAATTAAGCACGCCTAACATACATTTCCTTTTTGCTCATTATAATTTCACAACGATTGTTATTATTCAATAAGATTAGAAAGGGCAGTGTTCCTTTGAGGATGTCCTCCTTCTTTTGTGCTGCTCCCATGCATGCACAATTAAACAACTGATGCACCAACATCGATTTGAAAATTTGTGCGAggtgaattttttaaaattattatatattttttgttgttgcttaagCAACATCACAAGCTAGTCATTTTGGGCCAGCCATATATTGTTAACGCTGGATGGTTTATTGTAgttcagtgttgtttttttcttactgaATGAACTATTTAATCTATTTTCCATATAAATTAAACTGATTATACAGGTGATGTATTCAAAGCATCCTTCAAGTACGCACAGTGgttgcacactttttttgttgaattggTGTCACGGTGTTTAACCAGTTCTGATCTACTTTGTGCATCTGTATGATGCAAGTGTGAACAAGCAGTTGggtactgtacatgaaaagaTCACAGTTTGAGCATGTGCTGTTTTAAGAGCTGCTTCTTCTTGGTGAGAGAatgacaaagaaagaaagtgaaTAGAGTGATTGTTGTCGTGGAGTTATGACACTAGTGGAGTTATGATGCTTTTCCTTTGGGGAATGACACTTTCCTTCTGGGATTGTGTGTTATTTAAGGGAaactgaaagaaacaaaacaaacctccAGATCCCAAATTGTACGTCTATCTGCAAATCCAACACATTAATACAAGATGTTTACGAGAAGGCAAACTAGCATTTTTAGGTTCCTGTGGTGTTGCAAGTGTAAAGACACTGGGTTTGTTTTAGTATTGAAAATGATCAAAGAAGGGGAGAAGGGCAGTTGCAAGACAAATAAGGTTTAGTGGTCTAGTAGGCTTAAACTAGGCTCCTAATTTTTCTGGTTGGGGGAGGTCTCACTGGCATCTTGCTGCTTTTCCACCTTTTTAGTGGTGACCACTGTCTCCTCATAAACCTCGTGGGTGGCCTTGCTCCCAGCCTTACTCTGCGGCTGGCTCTCATCCTTGCCTTCTCTCTTGGAGCTCTTGCCAGAGCTGGTGTAGATGCGGGACTGGTAGTTGTAGCCCTGTCCACCGCCAGAGGTTATGGATGGGCTAGGATAGGCGACCCCTGTCCCTATGCGGGTCTCCTCGCCCTCCAGCAGCTTCCTGCAGgtgataataatgaaaatagttTAAAAGGAAGCTTGAAAATGACAGGAAAAAGAGAGAAGGtgtggagttgttttttttttaatgatcaatTTATGGTAAGTCTCCTACCTATATGCCGCTATCTCAATGTCGAGAGCCATCTTGACATTCAGCAGATCTTGGTACTCCCTCAAGTGACGAGCCATCTCACTTTTAGTTGCCCTCAGCTCATTCTCCAGCTCTGCTATGCCATCCTACGAAAAAAGATAGATTACAAGGCTgccattaaataattaaatcctATCAGATGCAAGAGACATTGTACTTTTGTGGACACGCAATGCTGTAAAAACAATCATGTCTTTGCCAGCTCTCAACGATGTTCTTACCTTGCACAACATTCTGGAACctttcattggatttagtgCAAAGcttagtttttaaaatgtctatAAAATCAGTCATTGGCCTCAAATATCTGTTCATTTAGAAGCTGAAAGCATATGAGTAAACTGGAACTAAAGGATATGCATGTTTTGCAACCTGATGGTAGAGGAAATAAGGACGTGGGCGTTGTCACTTGCAGATGCTGAGCTGAGATGTCCTAGGAGAAATGCAGCACCACTGACAGAGCTCGTAGCCCACAGcgccccccccttttttttttatttgatgaacCAAAATTACTGTGCATGTTCGCATTTAAATGACTAGATAACATTATGAACAAATTGTTCTTACCTGGTAGTTTCCAATCTCCACGGTGTGCCTGTCCTCCATCTCCCTGAGCTGCTTTTCTAGGGATTCATTAGTGCCTCTCAAGCTTTCAATCTCGATGGTCTTAGACTGCAGTTGCCTCCTAAACTCGCTCATTTCCTCCCTGCTGGCCCGGATGGCATCGTTGCTACGGGTGGCCTGCTCAGAGAGGTCGGCGAACTTGGTCTTGTACCACTCCTCGGCGGACTGCAGGTTCTTGGATGCCATCGACTCATACTGACTTCGGATTTCTTTGAGGGCGGAGGTGAGGTCTGGCTTGGCGACCTCCATTTCCACAGACACCTGAGCAGCCTGGATCATATCCGTGAGTTCAGCCACCTCCTCATCATGCACCTTCCTCAGGAAGTTGATTTCATCAAGGAGAGATTCCACCTTCTTCTCCAGGTCCAGTCGCACCATGGTGGCGTCCTCCACATCTTTCTTGAAAGCTTTGAGAGTGGCCTCCGCCTCCTCACGGGCACGAAACTCTTCTTCATATTTCCCCCTGAGCTTTTGGAGGTCATCGTCAAGGCTATCTCGCTCGATGAGGAGCTGGGACTTCTCCCCATTGAGCTCGTCCAACTGGGAGCGCAGTTCACGGATCTCCTGCTGGTACAGCTCGGCCAGGCGGGATGGTTCTGCCTGCCTCTGACGCAGGGCCACCAGCTCGGTTTCCAGCACTTTGTTGTGCTGCTCCAAGTTGCGAACTTTCTCGATGAACATGGCGAAGCGGTCATTGAGACCCTGCATTTGCTCCTTTTCATTAGTACGGAcaattttgaactcattgttcaGGACGCTGCTCTGTGCCAGGTCGAAGGTCTCCAGAGGCATAGACGAGTAGGAGCGTCCGGATTTTCGGCCGTACGCGCCCGCGGATGAAACGTGGCTCCGGGATGCGGAGGATGCTCGGTAACCCCCCCGCGAGGACCCACTCATGGCTGTCCGAGATGGAGAGGACGCATAGCGGGGAGATTCCCCGAAGATCCTTCGGTAGGAGGAAGACGAGAAGACTTCAGATCCGTAGCTCATCGTGGCTTGAATGGAGTCAGAAGAGGATATGGGCGCGTCTCCCTTTTATAGGCGGGGGCAGCGCGATCGTTCATGAATACTCCCTCGTAATACCACCGATTCTTCGATCCAAATGGGTCAGGAATACAAAGTGAAATTTAGAAACACAAATTACGTAGGtctttattatcattatcattatcattatcataataattattatacagCCACACCTTGATGACAAATTCACATTAATCCATATGTCCTCTTATTGAATCTTTTGTGTTGGCTGCAGGTTAAATCGCAATTTAGAGATAAAACGTGGTTACTATCCGGTAGACGATACCATAGTttctaaaataataacaacaataataataaaataataataataataacggcgACACATTGCATAGCCACACCCGGCCCGTAGAACAAATATTGACTTCAAAAGTGATCTCTTCAAATGCAGTTCGACATACAACTTAATTCAATATATTGCAGCCATGTTAGTTTTGTTATTCCAACTAATAAACTCTGCACTCTGCATGCAATTTTAATTCTTGTTTTTTCGACTTTATACAATTCGTTTTGTCATACCGCACTGCGCTTCAGCTTTCAAAAATACGACTTTGCTGCCCTCTGTTGGAAAGAACGAGTACTCGTTAATTGCTGACTTGAATGTATCCAGGTCAATAAACTATGCACCTGCAGAGCTGCACGCATTTTTCTTCAGGGGCTCTAAAACCTGGCTGGGCAAAGTAAAGCCTGTTTCACCCATGATCAAGTCCTGTACTATTTGTGGCCTTCATTTGGCCtccccctaaaattggttaagtATTGACGTTTTGGTCATTTAGCTTAGAAAATAATTGGTGAATTAGTTTTGGGGGAAATAATGAAATCCGAATACATTAGTAAAGTAAACTATTTTACACCTtcaattaacatttaaatattttggttttttttttccacctcatCTTCAAATGACCTCGAGCCTCTATCTGTTTTGACACGTGTGATTTGGTTTTCAATGACCCTAACGTGCATACATTGGTGGAAAGTAGccggagaacccggagaaaacaaacTCCACACCCGAAGGCGAAACCCGGGCCTCCCCCTTTCTCACAGTTTGGCAAATGTCCTAACCACgagaccaccgtgccgcctgttatGCTCTGGTTGTTAGCGACTATTATGCTAATTGTTGTTCAGTAAACTATGTCGTAGGACGCAAGACCTCGTGTGTCACTTGGCTTTGCAAGATGATGTCTGACACCGCCCCCTCTGAAAGACAGAAGGAGGTGCCGCCCTCTTGCCTCATGCCTTCCTCTTACAGCTGGCagcagagagagggagagacaaaCGCCACAGAGCCGCAATCTGAGTGGAGACACAATCTACCCCTTGGCCCCACAGTGCGGTACACTTTCGGGGTCTGACTGCGGCTTTCTGCGTAGATATACACAACCCGTCGTTCTCCTTCTCCGAGCTTCACGTTGGCTCAGGCCAAGTGGCGGTGCAGTTGTTTGACACGGGATATATCAGCGGTGAGTACAGTAATGCTACGACTGTAACAGGCATAGCTATTTTAAACACAATGAAAGCTTCCACGAGCCTTGGTGGCCGTTGTTACTGTATTCCACTCAAGATTATGTGTGTTTAAGCCTTGCCCAAAGCGTTCCTGGCTACCCGTTTCATCAATGTCGAACAAGGAGAGCTTAGCAGACTGTTAGCTAGTTTAGCAAATAACAAGATGTTTGGTCGTCCAGCGAAGATGTTTTCCTCTTGGCCTTGTGAATTCCACATCGACCGTCAGTGCAGTTCATAAATGATCTCTGATATTACAGTGGCAGTTTGTTTTCAGGGGTGAAGTACGCTGTAGTAGCCCTCATTAAGGGAGCGATGTGATATATTGTATATGTGGAACAAAGCCCGTTCGTATAAGAGCAGGCTTGTCGTATGCAATACTCTGACATACTGTACCTTCCGAAACCTGTGCTCCCATCTGACACCACCGAGCCCTGGTCAGAATGTAAACAGAGGTGTCCTGAAGGCATTGGCTAAAAATGACTGCAACTCCATACAGCTAACTCCATTAGCTGTATGGAGTTGTTCAGAAGCATTAACGGTGCACAAAAAAACCTCTGCAtggaaattttgaaaaaaaaaaaaaaaaaatgtatttgtgttgatgtgtgcctttcCGTGACACTTTTTATCATGTGTGTCATCTGCCCGTTGCTGGCACCAGAACAAGCAAGTTGACTTCAGCGCTTGTGCTATGCAGCCTAACCGCTTCTCCAGATTCCAGTACAAACAACTGACTAATTACTATCAACAAGTCAGAGCACAAAGGCTCAGAAACGTTCATGCAATCAGAGTTGACAGTGCACTTAAATGTACTTCCTAGCTACTTTTCCTCTCAAGTCTTACGTtttaagttactttttttccttaCCTTATTCCCCACAGTTTGGTTACTATTTGATTCTTCATGAGTATTCTTTATAGTCAAAGATGTAGATCTTCACATATTTGCCTTTGGATGCTTTGTGTTAGACAAGCATACAGAGTGTACAGTCCCTTGATGGATTAGTTCGTGTGGAAAATGCGGAACGTGTTTTAAATAATACTGCATTTAACCCCCACGTTGTCATCTCATTTTTACGTCTCCGGTGCCTCCCTGGCATGCGTCGTTTGAGGTGACACCAGGCCATtccttatttgtttttttatgctaaCCACTTAGTTCTAAAGTTTCTTCTGTATGCTGTGATTTCATCAACTATTATATTCACACTAACAGTGTTAACAAcacattcaaataataaaatgtactcCCAATCAATCAGAATGCTTCATTCAATATAACAGCACCCATCCTCACACAAAGGAATGCACAACTTTGCATTAATACAGCAAGCGCAAACCAGTGCTCACAGTATAagattaagaaaaataaataaataagaaaaagacaatcacaaatctaatgcAATGGACTATACATGCAGCAGTTCTGCGTTTGGTGCAAGATGGCATGTTAAATTCTGGTTGTCATGTACAATAAATGCATAGTGACAACATGGGAGACGTGTTCAAACACAAAACTGAGTTGACACTAAATGCTAAACATTGCGACACACTGCAGTGTTGACTGGAGGAGCTATCTCCTCgtctttaaaaaggaaaatcttTTGACGCCATTTTGACCTTGGAAAGTACTGTTACCGAACTTTTAAATATATCGATTGCGTAACCCCAGGTTATTACACATTTAAAGACAGGTTATTTTTCAGTCAGATGGCGTCCCACTAGTTTTTAACATATTGACAGCAGAAACTGTTGTGCCGTCTGACCTTTCCACCGGAACTGCGTTGCCGTGCATTGCAATGCCGTCCACTGTGACGAGCAAACCCAAAGGTTTTACAACCCTTGATAAAATACTAAGAGCGCGTCAGATAAAgcttaagtaaaaaaataaaataaaaatgggtgTAGTTTATTATGTAAAAGATTATAAAAATCGTTCTTAATAGTGATTTAAATGGTTGAAATAAGTTATATATGGTATTCATTTGCTGTATTATTAATTGTCCTTTCCTTCAAGTTATATACCTGTTAACAATTTAAACCACAATTGTGTAGTTTCCATAGCCCATATATGACAATAATCTAGATAAAGGTGACTTGATAAATGACTGTTCTCTACAACTCCATGAAGAGCtcgattttttttgtaatgtctctctctctctctctctctctctctctctctgtctctctctctctctgtctctctctctctctctatatatatataaggaaTAAGAGTGTGGTGACATTTTGAAACAATCTCACTCTTTCCCGTCTGCATAGACAAGATTACAGACAGTAATGTAGAAGAAGGCGGACAAAATCATACTGCAAATTATGCTACAGAAAGAGAACACTTGTGAGAACTAGACGGGACGTTTtagggcaggggtgtccaaactttttgcaaagagggccagacttggtcagatgaaaatgtatgggggccgaccattcggcctgacattcctcgaaccattaccattgtaaattaacatttaaatatgtaactatatcactttgctgtctgcagctaggtcgatattgcaattgagaatctgttttcaattgcattaccaggatagttaaaggttaaaataataataaattaaatacaaatgaactattttctGAAAGttaactgacatttttttgaaacatgtatttattcattttgttttaacaaatcacatcccagtgcattttgacatAGAATTGTATCGTGACTATACTATAgtgacagaaatttgacaaaactgtggtttgatcatcacaaaaaatcaattcactcagactcgtagctcgcctttgtagaattttcatttgagtcaggggctcttgtgaaaatgctctgctgtgctatcaaaacagcttccagtggcttcagtttttcgGCACGTTTGTTCACCGTTAGCTTGTCGTAGgtagcatgtttcgtctggtaatgcctcttaatattaaattatttgaaaacagccacagtctcaaattaggcagacacagttgtttcgtatgtcagtgaaaaaatccacttgtcctggacacagcggccctcgttgtcaactttcctctttttagtttcagttgccattttagaaatgggctaaaaacataccacagtGATAAATGTTCACAAAGGGGTCACGCAACGAGAGTGCAGCCACACAGGTCTACCAGAGTGTGccgtgaaatataaaatggctttttttgtatgtgtgtaatgtttattgtttattgtggtAAACTTTGCTGGCGGGCCAcacattattgattttatgacatgatgcttcgggccggaggaaatttgaacacgggccggatttggcccgcaggccggactttgggcatgccttTTTTAGGGTGCTTCACAACCAAGTAGGTGCAATcaaatttaataaaaagaaaacattgcaaCAGATATGACTACAAAAGCTTTCCAGatacaaagtagttctgagccacgactttgaaaagaaagaagatTCCACAGGAGGGCGGGTCAATTAGACATGCTTGGACTGACTCCTTTCATTCTGTATTTAGTGTGGAGGATGGGTAACAAACAAATATTGAGTGATTGTAGTGTACTAGAGGTAGAATGGAGCACAGCCAaaaagttcagaaataaatattgtatgtgGTCTTAAGGATATACATCATGATCTTGGCAAGTGTGGTTTGCATTTCTGGATGTTTAATTTCAGCCTCACTGTGACTGATTATAGGCAGTGGGACTAAGGAGATATGCTTTCTATCTATGACAAAATGTGGATTAACTTTGGACAATATGCATTTGATGTTGGCAATATTTTGTAACCTGAGTGAACAAGACTGGGTTTCTTTCACtataaagaccctgtaaagtgaattcagagatttgtttctaaatacattagacatgtttgaagatagtTGCTGGAAACAAGAACTCTGTTGTgctgaattgtggagatatttCATTAAaccttttttcaccatttcagttttcaagatttttttggggtgtgacTAAAACGGCAGCCAGTGATGCACTTGGGCATCCagcatgagtcgcccctcccTCACTAAATAAGAACTTGAGCTGTCCAGTCACATAGTTGGGAGATCAGCATGAGTCTCccatcccccactatataatTTGCACTGCTACAGCATGCCGTTAGCAAGCTACTTATGCCTACATCCGAAAATGCTTCTACCCTGGGTGCCGCAATTTACAGAAGAGCTTGGTATCGTTATGTAAATTCCCAagtgttatgtattttgtgttttgcaaAGCGTTGTGGGTATGTAACTAGCAGGAAGTACTGTGTCTCTGCCATTTAATGTGAGCCACAGACTGAATGACGTGTGCCGCTGTGTCCCTCAAATGTCTTTATTATGTGGACCGACACACCGAAACATCACGAAGCATGGAGGTGACGCAATGGACTAGCCCGCTCCCTGGCCGCAGTGTCAGCTCTGTGGACCCTCCAGTACCCTGTTAGCTTGAGAACTCGCTGGTGGCTAGCACCTCTCATTGGGGTGTATAAAGCCCCGCGATGACTCAGTGGGACACATTCCAGCAACCGGCAGCTTTAAGCAGATATAGTTTCATAGTTCACACTTGTAaggatgtgtaggcataagaaagattattggattattattattagactatacaccgatctgatcggcttgatcggtatcgtctgataattagcattttatgttgatcggctttgatgtcataattcgccgatctgatcaatgacgtcattgatcggctctacaaaagacatttactgcgtgacgccatcgtgtacagtatatttgaatccaaaagctagtttatttttagccttgtcgcacgTACTGCTGTAAATAtttgacagccaataaagttatttttttgaaaaacatggcggaagtgtgggacagacaacacatatgagacagacaacacatacaggacaaatttggtctttcaggGTTGCACTATATCAggctactgcaataaaatcttcgcttcccgtcttttacgatcacgggGCTTTATGTTCTCAACTCAAAACcaacactcgttaccatggcaagGACATTGCGATTATTATAAGAATAAAATTTGTAAgaataaaatggggaaaacgtgtggtggtggtcaccggtgctcgggagattacgttcattCCAGGATTGGTTAATGTatattcacatacttttaataagCTACGGCtcccaagcaggcaacaaaactttatgtagcctagcaagctagtgctagcgccAACGTTTATACGGAAACATCCAggtgttctgttgaatcatgctctaaagtttcattgtgtgtgaagtaatttaattaaaataaagtaatttaattacagtaagttaacacccattgtttctgtcatgttgtaatgttggtttgacctgactgattagaatgcatGACCTGACTGGAGCAGTGATTTAAAACCTTTATGGAGCAACGGCACATATTTtccaattggaaaatctcacggcacaccaacaaacaaaaatgtcacaaaaagtagatacacagtcattactgtatgtacttcctgccatcaaatagaagagcatttatttttttctgtctttcacTATGCCTtattggcataaatagaggaacaaagatacattatttcttgaaaattaatatttttatgagGAGTTAAaattcccacggcacacctgaagatcgctcatggcacactaatgtgccacggcacactggttgggaatcactggactagagaatacttATGAAGATACTCAGTGTACAATACACAAGTATACAGTGAAAACGATAACAGagcaccgatccgatcacaagatggagcgatgtgtcaatttaaatgacttaatttactgtatacagtgggtacggaaagtattcagacccccttaaatttttcacttcttgttatattgcagccattttctaaaatccaTTAAGTTgatcaattaatttttttcccctcattaatgtacacacagttattactatggtgtgtgtgttcttttcgTTTTAAACTGAACAATTCAAAGGTCAAACAGGGTCCCGCAACAGTTTGTGTtcaaccttagaggttccactagCATCGTGAACCACAAGGTACCCCATGTTGATGAAGTACAGATGcagactatttttttatttttcttaactgTTTCCCCAGACACTGAAAGACTAAAGATGACTACTTCATGGAGTGACAGACTGCAGAATTATGCAGACCTGCCTGCCAACATGGACAGAGtaacaatgaaaaaatacagacgAGAGCCCTACCATAGGTAAGAAACATCTGCCTTCGCTGCCCTCTGATCTGTCTAACATGCACATTGCGCGGAATGTTGACGCAATATTTATGACTTGAAGGTGTAAGTAATCCTTTTAACGCTTCCCAGCGTGCAGTctcaaaaactaaaatgtttttttatttttttgagccTACTCTTTGAGTCATTTGGACCAGCAGCTATGTCACTTGTTTGTTagaatttttgttgttaatttgTTAGAATGTCAAACTCAGTATGACATTGTTAGATGTCAATTTTCAATCTGAGTGTGGGCTGCCacattaataaatgttttaacttttactttatttttactgtatgtgtcacaTCACATTAGTTACTGCACATCATTAGTCGATTCAGCGTtggaaaaaagataaaaaattgACATTGAGTACTTAAAATTAAATCTCATTAAGCGGTACAAGACATTTGTGGGTAAATTGTTGAGCAGGTTTTGCTAGCATTAGTTTAATAGACTGCGTTCCTTGGAtgtggttttattgtttttgtcgtCAAGCAAAATTCTCAGCCTCATAGCATACTGTTGAGGTCATGACTCTCACTACTTCAATTAAGCATATTTAGTCTATGCTTATTTTAAGGCATCGATACACTCAAAAACATTCTAAAcattatttgtacttttgtagttgtagtttttGGAGACTTGTCATATAGACACCCAACTTTGTTGACTCGAGTCATCACAGAGCCATGCTCGTCTCGATGAAACATCCAGAGGCTATATAAACCTTTCCCATCAGTGACAATGTCTGTGAAACACTCACACGTGCACAACAAGAAAATGTTGTATCCTATGTGAGAGAAGATCGTACCTCCTTAAAGTCATCAAGTTTGATTGAGTGACCTTTAGTTTATTTCATAGTACTACTGAATGTAGACTTTCAAGTGAAAGCaaagtatttattgattttacttatttaaattaattcaaaactattttactttgttaatattacagtatttcacTTAATCTTTGCTCATATTGGGCTGTTAAGATTGTTGAatatgttacttaaaacatctGTACAGTCAAATCATTTTacgatggcaacagtttgaatgaataattatttaatttataattctattattatccatccatccattttccgaaccgcttatcgtcaccagggtcgcgggcatgctggagcctatcccagctatcttcgggcgagaggcggggtacaccctgaactggtcgcctcctgcccgcagctagctgagatgggctccagcatacccacgaccctagtgaggataagcggtgtagaaaatggatattattattaataagacTCTTTCtaaatatatgtactgtatatgtactgtgCAATAGTCGGTGATCTGAAGGCAAGTATATCCTGCGCTACCCACCCCTTCCACGATTTGAGTAACACGGCTATTGCTTGCTCGGTTCTG
It includes:
- the inab gene encoding internexin neuronal intermediate filament protein, alpha b is translated as MSYGSEVFSSSSYRRIFGESPRYASSPSRTAMSGSSRGGYRASSASRSHVSSAGAYGRKSGRSYSSMPLETFDLAQSSVLNNEFKIVRTNEKEQMQGLNDRFAMFIEKVRNLEQHNKVLETELVALRQRQAEPSRLAELYQQEIRELRSQLDELNGEKSQLLIERDSLDDDLQKLRGKYEEEFRAREEAEATLKAFKKDVEDATMVRLDLEKKVESLLDEINFLRKVHDEEVAELTDMIQAAQVSVEMEVAKPDLTSALKEIRSQYESMASKNLQSAEEWYKTKFADLSEQATRSNDAIRASREEMSEFRRQLQSKTIEIESLRGTNESLEKQLREMEDRHTVEIGNYQDGIAELENELRATKSEMARHLREYQDLLNVKMALDIEIAAYRKLLEGEETRIGTGVAYPSPSITSGGGQGYNYQSRIYTSSGKSSKREGKDESQPQSKAGSKATHEVYEETVVTTKKVEKQQDASETSPNQKN